The window ATCTATTTTGAACGTTTTGTTTTTACTGTAGTATCAGTAGATATGAAACGTATTAAGCGGGTGCGGGTGCTTATTAAACCTGTGGTGAACGAAGTCAAGCCTGTTAGAGGAGTAAGAGCATCGTCTTAATAATCCTGCCAATACAGCTGTAAGCTGCAGTTTTTTAAGTAAAAGTAGATGAGTAGATTTCCCCGGAAAATTGTTGTCTGGCTTGTTGTTGTAGGTTTGTTACTGTTTGTGGCCGGCTACTTTATTGGTAAATATCTGGCTGTTTCCGGCTATTAATGTTAACCTGTTAGCCGGCTCCCGCTCACAATACTTCTTTAGCCCCATGCCTGTGCTTGATACAGCAGGAGAAAGACCAGGGAATATACTGTTATGGCTTTACTAAGATTCTGCATTTATTCTTTTATGGGTGAGATAATCTGTTCAGAAGCAATAAATTTGTAAAGCCAGGGTTAAACTTAGGCCTGTTCTATTTTTACTGTAAACATGATGGTTCGAATAATTTTGTTATTTCTGGCAGTTTCTGCAGTGTTTGCCGGTTGTGGCGGCAGTACGGATTATGTTCCCAAACCCAGGGCTTATAACCGCATAGATTTGCCGGCTCACACTTATCTTTCCCTGCCGGATACTTTTCCTTACGACTTTGACTACTCCAGCCATGCCCGCATAAAACCGGATACCAGCTGGATTGCCGAACCCTACTGGATTAACCTCTATTACCCGCAGCTGGATGCCAACGTACAGCTTACTTATAAGCCGCTGGATGGTACAGAGCAAAAGCTGAAGGAGCACCTTCGCGATGCTTATAAGCTTACCTCCAAGCACCAGATAAAAGCATCCTCCATTGAGGAAACAGTACTAAAAACGCCAAGCGGCAAAACGGCCGTGGTAGAAGAGCTTAGCGGAGAAGTACCCAGCCAGTTCCAGTTTTTCATTACCGACTCTACCAGGCACTTTTTACGCGGGGCCCTATACTTCCGTACCGCTACCCAAAACGACTCGCTGGAGCCGGTAATAGAATACGTAAAACAAGATATTATCCACCTGCTTAACACGCTAGAGTGGCAGGAGAGGAAATGAGCCGTCCGCTTATTCACTCAATCACGTATTAAAATCTGTGTCTGGTTTCTTTAGCACACCCATAGAATACCTGAAGGGCATTGGCCCGCAGAAGTCTGAGCTCCTCAAAAAGGAGCTCAACCTGTTTACCTATGGCGACTTGATTCAGCATTACCCGTTCCGTTACGAAGACCGCACCCGTTTTTACCGCGTCTCGGAGCTGGATGAAAGCATGCCGCATGTGCAGATCAAAGGGATTATCCGATCTATGGAAACAGTGGGTGAGGGGCATAAAAAGCGTCTGGTGGCCCACTTTTACGATGGCAGCGCCGAGATGGAGCTGGTGTGGTTTCAGGCGCAGAAATGGGTGGCAAAGCAGCTAAGGCCGGGGGTGCAGTATGTGGTGTTTGGCAGCCCCAGCCGCTTTGGCAGTAAATTCAGCATTGCCCATCCGGAAATAGAGATCTTAAACGACCAGAGCGACAGAACAGGCTACCTGCAGCCGGTGTACCACTCTACCGAAAAATTAAAGGTACGGGGGCTGGATAGCAAGGGCATCAGTAAAATACAGGAGCACCTGCTGGTACTGGCAAAGGAGCACATTCACGAAACGCTGCCCCCCGAATACCTGGCCAGGTACAGCCTGATGGATAAGCTGGAGGCCATGCAGCAAATTCATTTTCCGGCAGCACATGACCGGCTGCAGCGGGCCCGTTACCGCCTTAAGTTTGAAGAGCTGTTTTACATTCAGCTACGCTTGTTAAAGCTAAAGCTTACCCGCACCGCCAAGTACCGGGGGCAGGTATTTAACGATCCCGGACTGCTAACGCTCTTTTATAAAGAGCAGTTACCCTTTGAGCTTACCGGGGCGCAAAAGCGGGTAATCAAAGAGATTTATGCTGATATGCGCAGCGGAAAGCAAATGAACCGACTGCTGCAGGGCGATGTAGGCAGTGGCAAAACCATTGTAGCCTTTATCAGCATGCTGCTGGCCATTGGCAGTGGCGCACAGGCTGCCCTGATGGCTCCTACAGAGATTCTGGCCACCCAGCACTACCAGGGACTGAAGCCCTTTGCCAAAAAAATGGGACTCAACATCTCCCTGCTTACGGGCTCTACCAAAACCAAAATGCGCAGGCAAATTCATGAGGCGCTGGAGAGTGGCCACCTGCACATACTGGTGGGTACCCATGCGCTGCTGGAAGACCCTGTGCAGTTCCGGAACCTGGGCATGGCCGTAATCGATGAGCAGCACCGCTTTGGAGTAGCCCAGCGGGCACGCCTGTGGCAAAAGAACAGGGAGTTTCCGCCGCATGTGCTGGTCATGACGGCTACCCCCATACCCCGTACCCTGGCCATGACCCTGTATGGCGATCTGGATGTATCTGTGATAGACGAGCTGCCGGCAGGGCGCAAGCCTATCAAAACCGTACACCGCTACGATAGTCACCGGCTGCGGGTGTTTGGCTTTATGAAAGAGCAGATTGCCGAAGGCCGGCAGGTGTATGTGGTGTACCCATTGATAGAAGAGTCGGAAAAGCTGGACCTGAAGGACCTGATGGATGGCTACGAGAGCATCTCCAGGGCATTTCCGCCGCCGCAGTACCAGGTGAGCATTGTACACGGGCGGCAGAAGCCCGATGAGAAAGAGTTTGAAATGCAGCGTTTCATCAAAAAGGAAACGCATGTAATGGTAGCCACTACGGTTATAGAAGTAGGGGTTAATGTGCCCAATGCCTCGGTAATGGTGGTAGAGAATGCCGAGCGCTTTGGCCTGGCACAGTTGCACCAGCTGCGCGGGCGTGTTGGCCGGGGCGCAGATCAAAGCTACTGTATCCTGATGACAGACGTAAAATTAAGCAAGGAAGCACGGATTCGCATCGATACAATGGTGCGTACCAACGATGGCTTCGAAATTGCCGATATAGACCTGAAATTAAGAGGTCCCGGAGATATTACGGGCACTCAGCAAAGCGGGCTAATGGATATGACCATTGCCGACCTGGGCAAAGATGGCGAGATCCTGAAGCTATCCCGCCAGGCTGCAAATGATTTGCTGGAGGCAGACCCTGACCTGAGCGGGCCGCAAAATAGTAATGTGCGGCGACAGGTAGAGGCGCAGACGCGGGAAAAGGTGAACTGGAGCCGGATTAGCTAATTAGTAACGGGCACGCTGGTAACGCGGCTGGTTACGGCGGCCTTCTTTAGAAATCTGAGAGATTTTAATTGCCAGGAAGAGTGCAAAGAAAAGGCCGGATGTGATAATAGGCCAAAGCTCCTGCTTTCCGAAGCAGTTAACAAATACAAAGAATGAAACAATGATCAGCAAGTTGGTGATCAGTGTGGAGATAGTTTTTTTAATCAGTGTCATGGCACAACAAAGTTAAAGTGGAACTCTTGTTTCGGCGTTGCTATGTGAAGAGAAATTTAGAGAAAAAATGTCCACTCTCTAAAAAGGGTGCAATTCCGGCACTGGGTGCACATGAAAGGTGCTGTTGATAAAAATCATTTTTTGCATTAATCCTGAAAGGGCACCTGAGAACTTACTTAAATAGCAGGCTAATAAAGAAACAGTTAGCAGAGCTTACCAAAAGCAGATTTAGAGGAAGATAGCTTGTGTATTACCATTAACGGCTCTACTTCTTATTCTCTAAAATTTCTTTAGAAATAGCCAATTTTGAAGAATTCAGGCCTGAAAAGGGGGCGGATAAAACTACTATAGCTTGATTTAGTACAATTATGGAAATAAGAATTTCAGGAAAAACCAAACCAGATGGTATTCTTACAGGCAATGCTGCAACACTGACAGAAGCTAAATGATTGATTTGTGAGACTAAGTCAGTTGCTTTGGGTTTAACTTTCAGCAATACCTTACGTGACGCACAAAACATTTTGAAAATGAAAAAATAGTGCTGTACGCACAGCTGCCTCAGAACCAAATCATTAGCTTTTGCTAAGGTTGTTGCTGTTTATTTACGGGGTTTCTGTCTTCCTGCTTGTGCTGGCCGTTAGGCTGGCGAACAGGAAAAGGGTCGCCTCCATAGAATTTAAGCTCCTGAATATCGGCAGGAAGGCTGTAGCCCTGGGCAAGCAGGCGTTTTTTCACATTGCGCATCACGCGGCCGCGTGTTTCCAGTGCTCCTTTCCGGTAATCATCGGTATTCACCCAAAAGAATATCTTCAGGTCTACTGTGCTTACGTTCAATTCTTCTGTTATTACAAAAGGCTCATGCCCTTCTTCGTTGATCACTTCAGGCTCCTCCTGTATGGCCCTTAAGATCTCACTGGTTGCGCCATCTATGTCGTCGTCGTAGTCTATACCTACCATAAAGTCGAAGCGGAAGAAGCCATCGCGGGTGTAGTTTTCCACAGGCTCCTGCAGCAGGGTACCATTGGGTACGAATACATCGCGGCCATCAAAGGTTTTAATATGTGTATATCTAAAATCAAGCGCTTTTACCTTGCCAAATATTTCACCGACTTTGATAGAATCGTCAATATTAAAGGGACGGTTGAAAGCCAGGATAATACCTGCCAGGAAGTTTTCGCCGATATCTTTGAAGGCAAAGCCCAGCACAACGGTTGTGGCGCCTGCTGCAGCCAGTAAACCTCCTGCAACACCGCTTAAGCCTGCCGCCTGCAGTCCAAGCATGATTACTAATACAATGAGTGCCACCTTCAGCATATTGGCAATAAAGCGG of the Flammeovirgaceae bacterium 311 genome contains:
- a CDS encoding protein involved in gliding motility gldd; this translates as MLFLAVSAVFAGCGGSTDYVPKPRAYNRIDLPAHTYLSLPDTFPYDFDYSSHARIKPDTSWIAEPYWINLYYPQLDANVQLTYKPLDGTEQKLKEHLRDAYKLTSKHQIKASSIEETVLKTPSGKTAVVEELSGEVPSQFQFFITDSTRHFLRGALYFRTATQNDSLEPVIEYVKQDIIHLLNTLEWQERK
- a CDS encoding ATP-dependent DNA helicase RecG (COG1200 RecG-like helicase), yielding MSGFFSTPIEYLKGIGPQKSELLKKELNLFTYGDLIQHYPFRYEDRTRFYRVSELDESMPHVQIKGIIRSMETVGEGHKKRLVAHFYDGSAEMELVWFQAQKWVAKQLRPGVQYVVFGSPSRFGSKFSIAHPEIEILNDQSDRTGYLQPVYHSTEKLKVRGLDSKGISKIQEHLLVLAKEHIHETLPPEYLARYSLMDKLEAMQQIHFPAAHDRLQRARYRLKFEELFYIQLRLLKLKLTRTAKYRGQVFNDPGLLTLFYKEQLPFELTGAQKRVIKEIYADMRSGKQMNRLLQGDVGSGKTIVAFISMLLAIGSGAQAALMAPTEILATQHYQGLKPFAKKMGLNISLLTGSTKTKMRRQIHEALESGHLHILVGTHALLEDPVQFRNLGMAVIDEQHRFGVAQRARLWQKNREFPPHVLVMTATPIPRTLAMTLYGDLDVSVIDELPAGRKPIKTVHRYDSHRLRVFGFMKEQIAEGRQVYVVYPLIEESEKLDLKDLMDGYESISRAFPPPQYQVSIVHGRQKPDEKEFEMQRFIKKETHVMVATTVIEVGVNVPNASVMVVENAERFGLAQLHQLRGRVGRGADQSYCILMTDVKLSKEARIRIDTMVRTNDGFEIADIDLKLRGPGDITGTQQSGLMDMTIADLGKDGEILKLSRQAANDLLEADPDLSGPQNSNVRRQVEAQTREKVNWSRIS
- a CDS encoding mechanosensitive ion channel MscS (COG0668 Small-conductance mechanosensitive channel), encoding MEETTENLGEILERYWEQFLIALPRIVMAILIVATGILIAAWLSRILRQRLEGRMDDPLMGRFIANMLKVALIVLVIMLGLQAAGLSGVAGGLLAAAGATTVVLGFAFKDIGENFLAGIILAFNRPFNIDDSIKVGEIFGKVKALDFRYTHIKTFDGRDVFVPNGTLLQEPVENYTRDGFFRFDFMVGIDYDDDIDGATSEILRAIQEEPEVINEEGHEPFVITEELNVSTVDLKIFFWVNTDDYRKGALETRGRVMRNVKKRLLAQGYSLPADIQELKFYGGDPFPVRQPNGQHKQEDRNPVNKQQQP